The genome window TACAAACAGGACTTGGATCCTGCAGGACACAACAAACAAGTTGTGGGTTTTGACTCTCATTCAGGTGGAAGCaaggattggtcaaactttctgtgggaGAGAGCAGGATTGTTCAGACTTCCTGTGAGAATGGGCAGGATTGGTCAAACCTTCTAGGGGAGATGGCAGGATTGATTAAACTTTCTGCAGGATTTTTGTGGAAGAGGGTAGGATTGGTCAAACTCTCTGTGGGAGAGGGTAGGATTGGTCAGACTTTCTGTGGGAGAGGGTAGGATTGGTCAAACCTTCTGTGAGAGAGTGTAGGactggtcaaactttctgtaagAGAGTGTAGGACTGGTCAAACTTTCTCTAAGAGAGTgtaggattggtcaaactttctgtaagAGAGTgtaggattggtcaaactttctgtaagAGAGTGTAGGATTGGTCAAACcttctgtgtgagagtgtaggattggtcaaaccttctgtgtgagagtgtaggattggtcaaaccttctgtgtgagagtgtaggattggtcaaactttctgtgagAGAGTGTAGGATTGGTCAAACCTTCTGTGAGAGAGTGTAGGATTGGTCAAACcttctgtgtgagagtgtaggATTGGTCAAACCTTCTGTGAGAGAGTGTAGGactggtcaaactttctgtgagAGAGTGTAGGAATGGTCAAACTTTCTGAGAGAGAGTGTAGGactggtcaaactttctgtgagAGAGTGTAGGACTGGTCAGGCTTTCTGTGAGAGAGTGTAGGATTGGTCAGGCTTTCTGTGAGAGAGTGTAGGATTGGTCAGACTTTCTGTGAGAGAGTGTAGGATTGGTCAAACCTTCTGTGAGAGAGTGTAGGACTGGTCAGACTTTCTGTGAGAGAGTGTAGGactggtcaaactttctgtgagAGAGTGTAAGATTGGTCACACTTTCTGCAAGACTGTATAGGATTGGTCAAAATTTCTGCAGGATTGGTGAGTATTTCTGGGGAGAGAACAGGATTTGTCAAACTTTATTGCAAATgtagaaaaaatgttttttcttccaTTCAGAGTTCGAACGGCTTCACCAACACCAGACCATCTTTCTGTGAAGAGCGAAGTCTCAATGATGCAACCACTACACTTCAGTCAAGGAGAACAGCAGAAATATACAAGGTTTTATTTTCAGTCTGTAAATCATGACTGGTGTTATATTGATGTCTTCTTGGGTCAATTATAGTCATGGTTATAGTAAGAATTAGTCAAACTTTCTGCGGGAGTGGACGgaattggtcaaactttctgcaaGAGTGGGCTGggttggtcaaactttctgtagGAATGGGTGAGACTGGTCAGATTAAAGAAACAGTCTTGCTCACAGCTTTACCCCAGGGCATAGCATGAACATCAACAAATCAGCCATTATAAATGATTACGCTCtggtggtgtttttatttacttttgcttTAGTGTAGGTGAGCAGAGTGAGAAGGAAAGAAGAGTGAAGaaagcacaggtttattttgttaaactcTAAAGTTAAGGGGGATTCAGATTCTTAAGCTTTGCAGGCAGATAATAATTGGCTATTTTGTCATTCTTTCTAGTGAGCTATTTGATGAGGTATTGAAGTGCTCAGTTTGTACTAAGCTCTTAAACGACCCGGTCTCTACGTCGTGCGGACACACGTACTGCAGACCGTGCATCACCAATTATCAGGCCCAGTCTGAACATGGAGAAAGTGCTTGCCCAAAGTGTGGGAAAACATCTGGCTCGTGTTCCGTCCTACACACAAATAACGCTGTAGCAGAGTTGGTACAGAAAATCAAGCTGGCGCAACATAGTTCTGCTGACGTTATGGAGACTGATGACGTGCAACTAAGATTCTGTCAGGAGCACCTCAGAGCTCTGGTTATGTTCTGCAAAACTGACCTGACATCCATTTGTTCGGAGTGTGCCGTGAAGGAGCATAGAGAACATGAAAAACAATACACTAAGGTAAATGGAATATCCATGACCTAAATACAATTAGTGGTTTTATATCTCAGACAACCTTGCAGGTTTCACCCAAGGTATAATCTACTATATATTCCATTACATATGAATAATTAAACCTTCTTGTTCACTGCTTGCATTTTGTGCATTTGTTTCAGCTCTCAACAGTTCCCAATACTCTGACCACGCTACAGAACATACTGGGTAGCTTTACAACCTCAGAGTTTCGGGAGTTTAAAAGAAATTTGAGTTACGAATACCCAGAATGCTTTGGGACGTTGCAAGCTAATTGTAGCACTCGGGATGTTGCTGAAAGGCTGATGAGAGGTTTCTCCGAGGATGAAGTTCTGAAAGTCACACTTCAGTTGGCATCAAGTACGTCTTCTTCATCTGTGATTTTTAAGAATATAAATAATAGTTAAATGTTAcgacccctttttttttttttttaattcatctcTAAAAACAAGTTAACATCAGGCTTGTCACGCCAGTGGGAAGcgaaggctgtaacataaatcaAAGGCTCCAAATCTGTAAATTTGATGCAAATGTATTGAaaataaatgggggggggggggggtcttgtTGAAGTGGGAAAtggcaaaataataaaataaatatcactgagatttaaaaaaaaaaacaactaaaaaaaaccccagtatactttctttctttgtatctAAGCAAAACCAGGAGAAAATAAAGGCATGTTGCCAAAAGTAAAGGCACCCCCTATAGTGTCCAGGTAGCTTTAAGGAACAGGTATGTTCTAAATGTATGTAAGATACAGCCATTGAAGTGTAACACTCCATATTAATTGATCAGTTTTGATCATTTTCACAGTCAAGCCTGTATCCAAATGTCAAGAAAAGATAAAGGAAAAACTCTGAAGGAAATTTCGACATATTCACGAAGGACTTGCACTACCAAGGACACAAGTTGTGTTGCATGACATttacacagagctctacatcactgAATGTGGAAGTGATGCAGTCAGAGAGGAGCATGAA of Ictalurus punctatus breed USDA103 chromosome 22, Coco_2.0, whole genome shotgun sequence contains these proteins:
- the LOC108255847 gene encoding uncharacterized protein LOC108255847 — translated: MEKPEMEEPQCCQSAENETVQTEQGKGIRHKRRSISPCQVSVKSDDSMIHPISFPSGRRVRKASPTPDHLSVKSEVSMMQPLHFSQGEQQKYTRVRTASPTPDHLSVKSEVSMMQPLHFSQGEQQKYTSELFDEVLKCSVCTKLLNDPVSTSCGHTYCRPCITNYQAQSEHGESACPKCGKTSGSCSVLHTNNAVAELVQKIKLAQHSSADVMETDDVQLRFCQEHLRALVMFCKTDLTSICSECAVKEHREHEKQYTKLSTVPNTLTTLQNILGSFTTSEFREFKRNLSYEYPECFGTLQANCSTRDVAERLMRGFSEDEVLKVTLQLASIKPVSKCQEKIKEKL